Sequence from the Rhodothermales bacterium genome:
CACGAGGACAGCTTCGGCCACCGCGCAGGCGTGACATCGGGCGAGATGCAGCTCATCAGTGCCGGGAGCGCGGGCATGGTGCATAGCGAAGAGAACATTCACGACGAGCTTGAACACAACTATCAGATGTGGCTCGTTCCCGACCGCCCGGGTACGGAGTTCGCGTATTTCCAGAAAGGGTTCTCGCGCGAAGAGCGACAGGGTAGACTCCGTCTCTATGTATCACCGGACGCACGCGGCGACAGTATGCCAATCAATACCGATGCGTTCATCTACGCAGGACTTTTTGCACCGGCAGACTCTCTCACACACACGGTTGAAGATGGCCGCGGCGGGTGGATTCAGGTTGTCCGCGGAAAAATGCTCGTCGCCGGCCTGACGCTGGAGTCCGGGGACGGAGCGGGTATCACAAACGTCAATCGTATCGATCTTGCATTTGAAGAGGATAGTGAGATCCTCCTCTTCGACGTCCGCATGGACGTGCCGCTCCTCTGGACGTGACGAACCGTCTGCAACCCAGGCAGGCCTCGACCTGAACTACTGGATCGTGTTGCTGACGAATGCAATACTCTTACTGTCCGGCGACCACGACGGCACATTGATCGTCCCCTGACCACCGTAGACATATGCGATCACCTCCGGAGCGCTACCGTCCGCCGACATCATGCGGAGGAGAACGTGCCTGTAGAACGGATGATCGCCAGGATCCACGTCCGAGTGGAACGACAGAAACACGATT
This genomic interval carries:
- a CDS encoding pirin family protein → MNKPDTNGTTSAPTLRVRRSHERGFEDFGWTDNWMTFSFANYRDPDWVHFGPLRVMVENHIQPHSGFSAHPHRDVEIVTYVSAGTLTHEDSFGHRAGVTSGEMQLISAGSAGMVHSEENIHDELEHNYQMWLVPDRPGTEFAYFQKGFSREERQGRLRLYVSPDARGDSMPINTDAFIYAGLFAPADSLTHTVEDGRGGWIQVVRGKMLVAGLTLESGDGAGITNVNRIDLAFEEDSEILLFDVRMDVPLLWT